A region from the Acidimicrobiales bacterium genome encodes:
- a CDS encoding glutamate-1-semialdehyde 2,1-aminomutase, which translates to MTGPTNVELFERSQRVIPGGVNSPVRAFRSVGGTPYFVARAEGAHVWDVEGNRYLDYVQSYGASILGHASPRVIEAVREAALRGTTYGAPTEGEVRLAEEIVDRVPGVGQVRLTSSGTEAAMSAVRLARGVTGREKVIKFAGCYHGHSDALLAAGGSGIADQGISGSAGVTAGAVADTVVAPFNVVPEVGGDVAVVCVEPVAANMGLVAPEPGFLEGLRSACDAAGALLLFDEVITGFRVGVGGATERFGVRPDVWCFGKVIGGGLPVGAFGASTEVMAALAPLGEVYQAGTLSGNPLATAAGLAVLAELDAGAYEELDGIAAALQSVLDTALADAAVEAQVPRVGPLVGLHFSATPVRDYDDARAGGDTGGYKRFFRGMLDRGIAMAPGPYEALFPSLAHTDADIARTGEAAAEAAAEI; encoded by the coding sequence GTGACCGGGCCGACCAACGTCGAGCTGTTCGAGCGGAGCCAGCGGGTCATCCCCGGTGGGGTGAACTCGCCGGTGCGCGCCTTCCGATCCGTCGGCGGCACCCCCTACTTCGTGGCCCGGGCCGAAGGGGCCCACGTCTGGGACGTGGAGGGCAACCGGTACCTCGACTACGTCCAGAGCTACGGCGCCTCCATCCTCGGCCACGCCTCCCCCCGGGTGATCGAGGCGGTGCGCGAGGCGGCTCTGCGGGGCACCACCTACGGCGCTCCCACCGAGGGCGAGGTGCGCCTGGCCGAGGAGATCGTCGACCGAGTGCCCGGTGTCGGGCAGGTGCGCCTCACCTCCAGCGGCACCGAGGCGGCCATGTCGGCGGTGCGCCTGGCGCGGGGCGTCACCGGCCGCGAGAAGGTCATCAAGTTCGCCGGGTGCTACCACGGCCACAGCGACGCACTCCTGGCCGCCGGCGGCAGCGGGATCGCCGACCAGGGGATCTCCGGGTCGGCGGGGGTGACCGCCGGTGCGGTCGCCGACACCGTCGTGGCGCCGTTCAACGTGGTGCCCGAGGTGGGCGGCGACGTCGCCGTGGTCTGCGTCGAGCCGGTGGCCGCCAACATGGGCCTGGTCGCACCCGAGCCCGGCTTCCTCGAGGGCTTGCGCTCCGCCTGCGACGCTGCCGGCGCCCTGCTGCTCTTCGACGAGGTCATCACCGGGTTCCGCGTCGGCGTCGGCGGCGCCACCGAGCGCTTCGGCGTGCGACCCGACGTGTGGTGCTTCGGCAAGGTGATCGGTGGTGGGCTGCCGGTGGGCGCCTTCGGGGCCTCCACCGAGGTCATGGCGGCCCTGGCCCCGCTCGGCGAGGTGTACCAGGCGGGCACGCTGTCGGGGAACCCGCTCGCCACCGCTGCGGGCCTCGCCGTCCTGGCCGAGCTCGACGCGGGCGCCTACGAAGAGCTCGACGGCATCGCCGCGGCGCTCCAGTCGGTGCTGGACACGGCGCTGGCCGATGCCGCGGTCGAGGCCCAGGTGCCCAGGGTGGGGCCGCTGGTGGGGCTGCACTTCAGCGCCACGCCGGTGCGGGACTACGACGACGCCCGCGCCGGGGGCGATACCGGTGGCTACAAGCGGTTCTTCCGGGGGATGCTCGACCGTGGCATCGCCATGGCGCCCGGGCCCTACGAGGCGCTCTTCCCGAGCCTGGCCCACACCGACGCCGACATCGCCCGCACCGGCGAGGCCGCCGCCGAGGCCGCGGCCGAGATCTGA
- the hemB gene encoding porphobilinogen synthase, which translates to MSFPARRMRRLRRTPALRRLVAETRLGVDDLVAPLFVREGISEPQPIASLPGVVQHTRESLRREVAALADLGVPGVMLFGVPATKDADGSGAWNRDGIVQVALRDLAQEVGDDVVVMADLCVDEYTDHGHCGIVRPDGTVDNDATIACYARAAVAQADAGAAVVAPSGMMDGQVAAIRSALDGASHLEVAILAYAAKYASSLYGPFRDAVDVTIAGGGDRRGYQQDPRNRRESMTEVGLDIDEGADMVMVKPALAYLDVIADVSASVDLPVAAYHVSGEYAMVRAAAERGWIDGTAVALEHLTSIKRAGADVILTYFAREVAELLRDGWRT; encoded by the coding sequence ATGAGCTTCCCCGCCCGCCGGATGCGGCGTCTGCGCCGCACCCCCGCCCTGCGCCGGCTGGTGGCCGAGACCCGGCTCGGCGTCGACGACCTCGTGGCACCGCTGTTCGTGCGCGAGGGCATCAGCGAGCCCCAGCCGATCGCCTCCCTGCCCGGGGTGGTGCAGCACACGCGCGAGTCGCTGCGGCGAGAGGTCGCCGCCCTGGCGGACCTCGGGGTCCCAGGCGTGATGCTCTTCGGGGTGCCCGCCACCAAGGACGCCGACGGCTCGGGGGCGTGGAACCGCGACGGCATCGTGCAGGTGGCCCTGCGCGACTTGGCCCAGGAGGTGGGCGACGACGTCGTGGTGATGGCCGACCTGTGCGTCGACGAGTACACCGACCACGGCCACTGCGGGATCGTCCGACCCGACGGCACCGTCGACAACGACGCCACCATCGCCTGCTACGCCCGCGCCGCGGTGGCCCAGGCCGACGCCGGTGCCGCCGTCGTCGCCCCGAGCGGGATGATGGACGGTCAGGTGGCAGCCATCCGCTCCGCCCTCGACGGTGCCAGTCACCTCGAGGTGGCGATCCTCGCCTACGCCGCAAAGTACGCGTCGTCGCTCTACGGCCCCTTCCGCGACGCGGTCGACGTCACCATCGCCGGGGGCGGCGACCGGCGGGGCTACCAGCAAGACCCCCGCAACCGGCGCGAGTCGATGACCGAGGTCGGCCTCGACATCGACGAGGGCGCCGACATGGTGATGGTGAAGCCGGCGCTGGCCTACCTCGACGTGATCGCCGACGTGAGCGCCTCGGTCGACCTGCCGGTGGCGGCGTACCACGTGTCCGGGGAGTACGCCATGGTGCGCGCCGCGGCCGAGCGGGGCTGGATCGACGGCACCGCCGTGGCCCTCGAGCACCTCACCAGCATCAAGCGGGCCGGCGCCGACGTGATCCTCACCTACTTCGCCCGCGAGGTCGCCGAGCTGTTGCGGGACGGATGGCGGACGTGA
- the cobA gene encoding uroporphyrinogen-III C-methyltransferase — translation MTVYLVGAGPGDPGLLTLRGAELLARADVVIHDRLSGAALLELAPPTAERISVGKTPRGPSTPQDDINALLVERGRAGQEVVRLKGGDPFVFARGAEEAEALAAAGVAFEVVPGISSAIGVPAYAGVPVTARGVSTSFTVVTGHEDPWASTSTDWQAVARVGGTIVVLMGIATRAEIAAALVDGGLDPATPVAAVRWGTRPEQRSVRTTLGRLGATELASPAVLVIGDVAALDLAWFERRPLFGRRVVVTRARVQSSELVQRLTSLGAEVVELPTIEVVDPDDGGVALRRAAAEVATYDWVVLTSVNGAERFLPLLRDARSLGPARVAAIGPGTAAALTRHGIAADLVPEQAVAESLLDAFPDPPVARTGRVLLPRAAVARDVLPDDLTARGWEVDVVTAYRTALATPSPAALEAAAGADAVTFTSASTVANLLEVVGLEGVPPVVVTIGPITSAAARERGLAVTAEADPHTIDGLVAAVRAALGDREGPPR, via the coding sequence GTGACCGTCTACCTGGTCGGCGCCGGGCCGGGCGATCCGGGCCTGCTCACCCTCCGGGGCGCCGAGCTGCTGGCCCGAGCCGACGTGGTGATCCACGACCGGCTCTCCGGCGCCGCCCTGCTCGAGCTGGCCCCGCCCACGGCCGAGCGGATCAGCGTGGGCAAGACCCCACGAGGGCCGAGCACCCCCCAGGACGACATCAACGCCCTCCTCGTCGAGCGGGGCCGTGCCGGCCAGGAGGTCGTCCGCCTCAAGGGCGGCGACCCCTTCGTGTTCGCCCGGGGGGCGGAGGAGGCCGAGGCCCTCGCCGCTGCTGGCGTGGCCTTCGAGGTGGTGCCCGGCATCAGCTCGGCGATCGGCGTGCCCGCCTACGCCGGGGTCCCCGTCACCGCCCGGGGGGTGTCGACGTCGTTCACCGTCGTGACCGGCCACGAGGACCCGTGGGCCTCGACGTCCACCGACTGGCAGGCGGTGGCCCGGGTGGGCGGCACGATCGTGGTCCTCATGGGCATCGCCACGCGCGCCGAGATCGCCGCCGCCCTCGTCGACGGCGGGCTCGACCCCGCCACACCCGTCGCCGCCGTGCGCTGGGGGACCCGGCCCGAGCAGCGCAGCGTGCGCACCACGCTCGGTCGCCTCGGTGCGACCGAGCTGGCGTCGCCCGCGGTCCTCGTCATCGGCGACGTCGCCGCCCTGGACCTGGCGTGGTTCGAGCGCCGGCCGCTGTTCGGACGCCGGGTCGTCGTCACCCGGGCCCGAGTGCAGTCGTCCGAGCTGGTGCAGCGCCTCACCAGCCTCGGCGCCGAGGTCGTCGAGCTGCCCACCATCGAGGTGGTCGACCCCGACGACGGCGGCGTCGCCCTGCGGCGGGCAGCAGCCGAGGTGGCGACCTACGACTGGGTGGTGCTCACCTCGGTCAACGGCGCCGAGCGCTTCTTGCCATTGCTTCGCGACGCCCGGTCCCTCGGGCCGGCACGGGTTGCCGCCATCGGCCCCGGCACCGCCGCCGCCCTCACCCGTCACGGCATCGCCGCCGACCTCGTCCCCGAGCAGGCGGTGGCCGAGTCGCTCCTCGACGCCTTCCCCGACCCGCCGGTCGCCCGCACCGGTCGGGTCCTGCTGCCGCGAGCGGCGGTGGCCCGCGACGTGCTGCCCGACGACCTCACCGCACGGGGGTGGGAGGTCGACGTCGTCACCGCCTACCGCACCGCCCTGGCCACGCCGAGCCCGGCCGCGCTCGAGGCGGCGGCGGGCGCCGACGCCGTCACGTTCACCTCGGCGTCGACGGTGGCCAACCTGCTCGAGGTGGTGGGACTCGAAGGCGTGCCGCCGGTGGTCGTCACCATCGGCCCGATCACGTCGGCCGCCGCCCGCGAGCGTGGCCTTGCGGTCACCGCCGAAGCCGACCCGCACACCATCGACGGCTTAGTCGCCGCGGTGCGCGCCGCGCTCGGCGACCGGGAGGGACCCCCTCGGTGA